A single window of Nocardioides kongjuensis DNA harbors:
- a CDS encoding sodium:solute symporter family protein: MILTTAIIIGIVALGALGMSGRRSTTMADWTVSGRGFPRWTSWFLQAGDSLTTFSFLGLAGIAFGGGVVGVFALAYLSICSIGLYFVAPRIRQLGEERGYLTQADFFTDRFNSPALGKVSALVGAIFLLPYLQLQITGLGLIVELATGSEAGRGLSMVVASLLVVVFVVWSGIRGIARVAVVKDVLMIAALLIVLGGAVFGIAGIPDTFAHIHSVGPQLLDFSQPGWDSTFFLTAVVVTSIGAGLNTFPHLWPPVLAAKSGEVLRSNYKWLALYQLMLFAPIIVGLTATQALAPDTTGNHVLLDTANATLPSWLVAVVAIAGASAAMVPAAAIAMGISSLVSTNLVPVRESLRFRLNTVFVIGAIVLSLGFGLANSDIASLLLLTYGGLTQMAPATLIGLRRKVTVGAVPVLLGMVVGVVTVAWITFFEVPIGSWDSGLIALAPNLVVLVVAEAVRRRSSPTTASDARHATAARA; the protein is encoded by the coding sequence ATGATCCTCACCACCGCCATCATCATCGGCATCGTCGCTCTCGGCGCCCTCGGCATGAGCGGGCGGCGCAGCACCACCATGGCCGACTGGACCGTCAGCGGTCGTGGCTTCCCGCGCTGGACCTCGTGGTTCCTCCAGGCCGGCGACTCGCTGACGACGTTCAGCTTCCTCGGCCTCGCCGGCATCGCCTTCGGGGGCGGGGTGGTGGGTGTCTTCGCCCTCGCCTACCTCTCGATCTGCTCGATCGGCCTCTACTTCGTCGCTCCCCGGATCAGGCAGCTCGGCGAGGAGCGCGGCTACCTCACGCAGGCGGACTTCTTCACCGACCGGTTCAACAGCCCGGCCCTCGGCAAGGTGTCCGCCCTGGTCGGCGCGATCTTCCTGCTGCCCTACCTGCAGCTGCAGATCACCGGCCTGGGCCTCATCGTCGAGCTCGCGACGGGGAGCGAGGCGGGACGCGGCCTGTCCATGGTGGTCGCGAGCCTGCTCGTCGTGGTCTTCGTGGTCTGGTCCGGGATCCGCGGCATCGCCCGGGTCGCCGTGGTCAAGGACGTCTTGATGATCGCCGCGCTGCTGATCGTGCTGGGTGGTGCCGTGTTCGGCATCGCCGGCATCCCCGACACCTTCGCACACATCCACAGCGTGGGACCGCAGCTGCTCGACTTCAGCCAGCCCGGCTGGGACTCGACGTTCTTCCTGACCGCCGTGGTCGTCACCAGCATCGGCGCCGGCCTCAACACCTTCCCCCACCTGTGGCCGCCGGTCCTCGCAGCGAAGTCCGGCGAGGTGCTGCGCAGCAACTACAAGTGGCTCGCGCTCTACCAGCTGATGCTCTTCGCCCCGATCATCGTCGGGCTCACCGCCACCCAGGCGCTCGCGCCCGACACGACCGGCAACCACGTGCTGCTCGACACCGCCAACGCGACCCTGCCGTCGTGGCTGGTGGCCGTCGTCGCCATCGCCGGCGCCTCCGCCGCCATGGTTCCCGCGGCAGCGATCGCGATGGGCATCTCCTCGCTCGTGTCCACCAACCTGGTGCCGGTGCGCGAGTCGCTCCGGTTCCGGCTCAACACGGTCTTCGTGATCGGCGCGATCGTGCTGTCCCTCGGCTTCGGCCTGGCGAACTCCGACATCGCCTCGCTGCTGCTGCTCACCTACGGCGGACTCACCCAGATGGCTCCGGCGACCCTGATCGGGCTGCGTCGCAAGGTCACCGTGGGCGCGGTGCCCGTGCTGCTGGGCATGGTCGTCGGCGTCGTGACGGTCGCCTGGATCACCTTCTTCGAGGTCCCGATCGGCAGCTGGGACTCCGGCCTGATCGCGCTCGCGCCGAACCTGGTGGTGCTGGTCGTCGCCGAGGCGGTCCGCCGCCGGAGCAGCCCCACCACGGCGTCCGACGCCCGTCACGCCACGGCCGCGAGGGCCTGA
- a CDS encoding nucleoside deaminase: MTTPTPEQVDAWFAQAADITLEGMRAGTGGPFGATLVHDGEVVVSVGNTVLKDTDPSGHAEMVAVREACRRLGTLDLSGMVMYATCEPCPMCVAVMMWAGITECYYASTRDDAASNGFSDTHLRRYLDGSDTSTMDLVHLAEGREECAAIWTEFRALNG; this comes from the coding sequence ATGACGACTCCGACTCCCGAGCAGGTCGACGCCTGGTTCGCCCAGGCCGCCGACATCACCCTCGAGGGCATGCGAGCCGGCACGGGCGGCCCGTTCGGCGCCACGCTCGTCCACGACGGCGAGGTCGTCGTCAGCGTCGGCAACACGGTCCTGAAGGACACCGACCCCTCGGGTCACGCCGAGATGGTCGCCGTGCGCGAGGCCTGCCGCAGGCTCGGCACGCTCGACCTGTCGGGCATGGTCATGTACGCCACCTGCGAGCCGTGCCCGATGTGCGTGGCCGTGATGATGTGGGCCGGCATCACCGAGTGCTACTACGCCTCGACGCGCGACGACGCGGCGAGCAACGGCTTCTCGGACACGCACCTACGCCGCTACCTCGACGGCAGCGACACCAGCACGATGGACCTGGTGCACCTGGCCGAGGGGCGCGAGGAGTGCGCCGCGATCTGGACGGAGTTCCGGGCACTCAACGGCTGA
- a CDS encoding TetR/AcrR family transcriptional regulator produces MTAGASRPGPRTDVDVRARLLDTAEELFAANGVGTDSLRAIGRAAGVSSAGVLYHFPRRQDLVDAVVARRGEPLTRSMRSGLAALVERTEPVTTRDVVDAVLLPMVAMIAADPKAGLSWMKLITQLANHRAAAWADLDDGEPSASELFHAAAVRALRDYESTAVRFRLGIAMFSMLASLAGADQGKPEGKIGPAGLDPVFVDELARFTAAGLAAER; encoded by the coding sequence ATGACGGCGGGAGCGAGCCGTCCGGGGCCGCGGACCGACGTCGACGTGCGGGCCCGGCTGCTCGACACGGCCGAGGAGCTGTTCGCCGCCAACGGCGTCGGGACCGACTCGCTGCGGGCCATCGGCCGCGCCGCGGGCGTGTCGTCGGCCGGGGTGCTCTACCACTTCCCCCGGCGCCAGGACCTGGTCGACGCGGTCGTCGCCCGCCGCGGCGAGCCGTTGACCCGCAGCATGCGCTCCGGTCTCGCCGCGCTCGTCGAGCGCACCGAGCCGGTGACGACGCGCGACGTGGTCGACGCCGTCCTGCTCCCGATGGTGGCCATGATCGCGGCCGACCCGAAGGCGGGCCTGTCGTGGATGAAGCTGATCACCCAGCTCGCCAACCACCGTGCGGCCGCGTGGGCCGACCTCGACGACGGCGAGCCCAGCGCGTCCGAGCTCTTCCACGCCGCGGCCGTGCGGGCACTGCGCGACTACGAGAGCACGGCGGTCCGGTTCCGGCTCGGCATCGCGATGTTCTCGATGCTCGCCTCGCTCGCCGGGGCCGACCAGGGCAAGCCGGAGGGCAAGATCGGCCCCGCCGGGCTCGACCCGGTGTTCGTCGACGAGCTCGCGCGGTTCACGGCCGCCGGGCTGGCGGCCGAGCGCTGA
- a CDS encoding AsnC family transcriptional regulator, producing the protein MSSAPLDPLSQRIVGALQVDGRASWRKIAEVLDEPVRTVARRGAALLEERTVQVVGLPNTDPTHLLRIRCRAGATATVAGAVASRRDTVFVYALGRAPEIVVEVMTPYATLAALVLDELPALDGVEEVQVDPALLYFRTIAEWLPGLLSAEEIAGLGGVPTAGPFSPETDFRLDDAERTLLDVLARDGRTPLQEIAELLGCSDATARRRVEQLVERGVLRIRAVVEPALLGLPVETLLRVRVHPTKVDAVGRALVGSPLVRYCAFVAGEDQLLVDVTTPDVDGLRALLADPTWIGGADQVAATPLLRAYKRGGVLVDPSVGSSHER; encoded by the coding sequence GTGTCGAGTGCCCCCCTGGACCCGTTGTCGCAGCGGATCGTCGGCGCCCTGCAGGTCGACGGGCGCGCGTCCTGGCGCAAGATCGCCGAGGTCCTCGACGAGCCCGTGCGCACCGTCGCCCGACGCGGCGCGGCGCTGCTGGAGGAACGCACCGTCCAGGTCGTCGGACTCCCGAACACCGACCCGACCCACCTGCTGCGGATCCGTTGTCGTGCCGGTGCCACCGCGACCGTGGCGGGCGCGGTGGCGTCTCGTCGCGACACCGTCTTCGTCTACGCCCTCGGCCGGGCCCCCGAGATCGTCGTCGAGGTGATGACGCCCTACGCGACCCTCGCGGCGCTGGTGCTCGACGAGCTGCCCGCCCTCGACGGGGTCGAGGAGGTGCAGGTCGACCCGGCGCTGCTGTACTTCCGCACGATCGCGGAGTGGCTGCCCGGGCTCCTGAGCGCCGAGGAGATAGCCGGCCTCGGCGGGGTCCCGACCGCGGGGCCGTTCTCGCCGGAGACGGACTTCCGTCTCGACGACGCCGAGCGCACCCTGCTCGACGTGCTCGCCAGGGACGGACGGACCCCGCTGCAGGAGATCGCGGAGCTGCTGGGCTGCTCGGACGCGACGGCGCGACGACGCGTCGAGCAGCTCGTGGAGCGCGGGGTGCTGCGGATCCGCGCCGTCGTCGAGCCTGCACTCCTCGGCCTGCCCGTGGAGACCCTGCTGCGCGTGCGTGTCCACCCGACGAAGGTCGACGCGGTCGGTCGTGCCCTCGTCGGGTCGCCGCTCGTGCGCTACTGCGCGTTCGTCGCCGGCGAGGACCAGCTCCTCGTCGACGTGACGACCCCCGACGTCGACGGGCTCCGGGCACTGCTGGCCGACCCGACCTGGATCGGCGGCGCCGACCAGGTCGCCGCCACCCCGCTCCTGCGTGCCTACAAGCGCGGCGGCGTCCTCGTCGACCCATCGGTAGGGTCCTCGCATGAGCGCTGA
- a CDS encoding DUF429 domain-containing protein — MHFVGIDLAWGDRRPTGLAVVDGDGTLVAVAAVQDDDEIVAALAPYVEGECLVAIDAPIVVPNATGNRPAEAALNKDFARFDAGAHPSNTGKPEFRDQPRAARVAARLGLDINPRSRRPRRAIEVYPHPATVALFRLGRTLKYKDKAGRDLEQLRAELVVLIGLVEGLAAAEPPLHVAVLPAWQELRAAAETATRKSELRVVEDQVDAVVCAYIGLFAERRPEHTTTYGDLETGYIVTPTLPPDLEPTPRPRRGAPPLDVGSAVRRYAELQPGLRPVTEGFVALVTSILDEAGINYLTVTGRTKSVSSFAAKAARTVDGRPLYTDPLHEITDQVGVRVITYVHSDVQAVVDLLDDQVVVHDDRDLGQETASEGRFGYSSRHLVVGLEPGSDGPLQGHQAAIQIRTVLQHAWAEFEHDIRYKGSVPPEHVLELDRRFTLAAGLLELADREFSTIRDLLQGPVGPATSGEDEPFDEDDPRISPRELAAFLAGQYADAGWSRTDHYAWISALLLELGITSLAALGETLRSVDEDALRERMGYRYPPGAVRRLDDALLWAHGDRYADLRGNAHRAAALRARWAKMRGED, encoded by the coding sequence ATGCACTTCGTCGGGATCGACCTCGCCTGGGGCGACCGAAGGCCCACCGGGCTCGCTGTCGTCGACGGCGACGGCACCCTGGTGGCGGTCGCTGCCGTGCAGGACGACGACGAGATCGTCGCCGCGCTGGCGCCGTACGTCGAAGGGGAGTGCCTGGTCGCGATCGACGCGCCGATCGTCGTGCCCAACGCCACGGGGAACCGGCCGGCGGAGGCAGCACTCAACAAGGACTTCGCCCGCTTCGACGCCGGCGCGCACCCGTCCAACACCGGCAAGCCGGAGTTCCGCGACCAGCCCCGCGCCGCCCGGGTGGCGGCCCGGCTCGGGCTGGACATCAACCCGCGTTCGCGGCGACCTCGCCGGGCGATCGAGGTCTACCCGCACCCCGCGACCGTCGCGCTGTTCCGGCTCGGCCGCACGCTGAAGTACAAGGACAAGGCCGGGCGCGACCTCGAGCAGCTGCGCGCCGAGCTGGTCGTGCTGATCGGCCTGGTCGAGGGCCTCGCCGCCGCCGAGCCGCCGCTGCACGTCGCCGTGCTGCCGGCCTGGCAGGAGCTGCGAGCCGCGGCCGAGACGGCGACCCGCAAGAGCGAGCTGCGCGTCGTCGAGGACCAGGTCGACGCCGTCGTGTGCGCCTACATCGGCCTGTTCGCCGAGCGCCGGCCCGAGCACACCACGACGTACGGCGACCTGGAGACCGGCTACATCGTGACGCCGACGCTCCCGCCCGACCTCGAGCCCACCCCGCGCCCGCGCCGCGGCGCACCGCCGCTCGACGTCGGCTCCGCCGTACGCCGCTACGCCGAGCTGCAGCCGGGCCTGCGCCCCGTCACCGAGGGCTTCGTGGCGCTGGTGACCTCGATCCTCGACGAGGCCGGCATCAACTACCTGACCGTCACCGGCCGCACGAAGTCGGTCTCGTCCTTCGCGGCGAAGGCGGCCCGCACCGTCGACGGGCGTCCGCTCTACACCGACCCGCTGCACGAGATCACCGACCAGGTCGGCGTCCGCGTCATCACCTACGTCCACAGCGACGTCCAGGCCGTCGTCGACCTCCTCGACGACCAGGTCGTCGTCCACGACGACCGCGACCTCGGGCAGGAGACCGCGAGCGAGGGGCGGTTCGGGTACTCCAGCCGACACCTCGTCGTCGGGCTCGAGCCCGGCTCCGACGGACCGCTGCAGGGTCACCAGGCGGCGATCCAGATCCGCACCGTGCTCCAGCACGCGTGGGCGGAGTTCGAGCACGACATCCGTTACAAGGGCAGCGTCCCGCCCGAGCACGTCCTCGAGCTGGACCGCCGCTTCACCCTCGCCGCCGGTCTCCTCGAGCTCGCCGATCGCGAGTTCTCGACCATCCGCGACCTGCTGCAGGGCCCCGTGGGGCCGGCCACCAGCGGCGAGGACGAGCCGTTCGACGAGGACGACCCGCGGATCAGCCCGCGCGAGCTGGCGGCCTTCCTCGCCGGCCAGTACGCCGACGCCGGCTGGTCGCGCACCGACCACTACGCGTGGATCTCCGCGCTGCTCCTCGAGCTCGGCATCACCTCGCTCGCCGCGCTCGGCGAGACCCTCCGCTCCGTCGACGAGGACGCCCTGCGCGAGCGGATGGGCTACCGCTACCCACCGGGCGCCGTCCGCCGCCTCGACGACGCGCTGCTGTGGGCCCACGGAGACAGGTACGCCGACCTGCGCGGCAACGCGCACCGTGCGGCTGCCCTCCGGGCCAGGTGGGCGAAGATGCGCGGTGAGGACTGA
- a CDS encoding spermidine synthase produces the protein MARDLYVLEMDDMQQSAVDLADPTRLVFDYVRRIGDLLDVMPPGPLRVLHVGGAAMTLPRYVAATRPRSPQVVLEPAVEVIERVRAQAPLPPRSGIKVRPVDGETGILAVRDDSQDVVVLDAFAGGKVPGSLTSAGFVEQVARVLAPGGMFVANLVDRPPYPRVRAFVAAVRALGDVVIGAEPATLKGRREGNLVVASGAVPAGAFGAPSPLEYRVFQGRAVTDAFGGGHRT, from the coding sequence ATGGCCCGCGACCTCTACGTCCTCGAGATGGACGACATGCAGCAGTCGGCGGTCGACCTCGCCGACCCGACCCGGCTGGTCTTCGACTACGTCCGCCGGATCGGCGACCTCCTCGACGTGATGCCGCCCGGTCCGCTGCGGGTGCTGCACGTCGGCGGCGCGGCGATGACCCTGCCGCGCTACGTCGCCGCCACCCGTCCCCGCTCGCCGCAGGTCGTGCTGGAGCCCGCTGTCGAGGTCATCGAGCGCGTTCGTGCGCAGGCGCCGCTGCCGCCGCGCAGCGGCATCAAGGTGCGCCCGGTCGACGGCGAGACCGGGATCCTCGCGGTGCGCGACGACTCGCAGGACGTGGTCGTCCTCGATGCCTTCGCCGGCGGGAAGGTGCCCGGGTCGCTGACCTCGGCAGGCTTCGTCGAGCAGGTCGCACGGGTGCTGGCGCCGGGCGGGATGTTCGTCGCGAACCTGGTGGACCGGCCGCCGTACCCACGGGTGCGGGCGTTCGTCGCCGCCGTCCGCGCGCTCGGTGACGTCGTGATCGGCGCGGAGCCCGCGACCCTCAAGGGCCGCCGTGAGGGCAACCTGGTCGTCGCCAGCGGTGCGGTCCCGGCGGGTGCGTTCGGGGCACCGTCGCCGCTGGAGTACCGGGTGTTCCAGGGCCGTGCGGTGACCGACGCCTTCGGCGGCGGCCACCGCACGTGA
- a CDS encoding TIGR03857 family LLM class F420-dependent oxidoreductase: MSSTSDQQPEQLNELGYYAVTHHPADARVLFPEATAAARLGLGSCHISERFTVKEAGSLAGGVAGRAPSLGIASAAINHHTRHPMITATLGSTLHQMTEGRYAMAFGRGAAQHWRAIGLPVVTEAALRDFLGLLRQVWRDGYALDHDGPAGSWPVVHNQSGLGEGPPLGLVAVGPRTMELAGETCDFVIMHTFFGEQATRSSIEAVRRGAERAGRDPDAIRIWSCLATVPDGLSDDDGVRRGVGRLVTYLQAYGDVLVAVNGWDPAAWERLRTAQVYVDAAAAGAIDASADAQTLHRIAELVPAEWLAASAHGTADQAAATIVRELELGCHSVILHGAEPDELAPIVEAYRAVRPTPARRVATNPGRFL; this comes from the coding sequence ATGTCGAGCACCTCCGACCAGCAGCCCGAGCAGCTCAACGAGCTGGGCTACTACGCCGTGACCCACCACCCCGCCGACGCCCGGGTCCTGTTCCCGGAGGCGACCGCCGCGGCGCGGCTGGGCCTCGGCTCCTGCCACATCAGCGAGCGGTTCACGGTCAAGGAGGCGGGCTCCCTGGCTGGGGGCGTCGCCGGCCGGGCCCCGTCGCTGGGGATCGCGAGTGCCGCGATCAACCACCACACCCGGCACCCGATGATCACGGCGACCCTCGGCTCGACGCTGCACCAGATGACCGAGGGGCGTTACGCCATGGCCTTCGGCCGCGGCGCCGCCCAGCACTGGCGGGCGATCGGCCTGCCGGTGGTCACCGAGGCCGCGCTGCGCGACTTCCTGGGCCTGCTGCGCCAGGTCTGGCGGGACGGCTACGCACTGGACCACGACGGCCCGGCCGGCTCCTGGCCCGTCGTGCACAACCAGAGCGGGCTGGGCGAGGGACCGCCGCTCGGCCTGGTCGCGGTCGGGCCGCGGACCATGGAGCTTGCGGGGGAGACCTGCGACTTCGTCATCATGCACACCTTCTTCGGCGAGCAGGCGACCCGCTCCTCGATCGAGGCCGTGCGCCGCGGCGCCGAGCGAGCCGGCCGCGACCCCGACGCGATCCGGATCTGGTCCTGCCTCGCCACCGTCCCCGACGGCCTGTCCGACGACGACGGGGTACGCCGTGGCGTGGGCCGCCTGGTCACCTACCTGCAGGCGTACGGCGACGTGCTGGTCGCGGTCAACGGCTGGGACCCGGCGGCGTGGGAGCGACTGCGCACCGCCCAGGTCTACGTCGACGCAGCGGCCGCGGGCGCCATCGACGCGAGCGCCGACGCGCAGACCCTCCACCGGATCGCGGAGCTGGTCCCGGCGGAGTGGCTCGCGGCCTCGGCGCACGGGACCGCGGACCAGGCGGCGGCGACGATCGTCCGCGAGCTCGAGCTCGGCTGCCACTCCGTGATCCTGCACGGAGCCGAGCCGGACGAGCTGGCGCCCATCGTCGAGGCCTACCGGGCTGTTCGTCCGACGCCGGCCCGCCGCGTCGCCACCAACCCGGGCCGGTTCCTCTAG
- a CDS encoding LysR family transcriptional regulator: MAEVGFTLTQLRYFAAAAELGSMTAASKELMVSQSAVSTAVAQLEKELGVQLLLRHHARGLTLTAAGEAFQRELRSYLVHTTELAEVARSAGQALTGDLTVGCFTTLGPFELPRLLAACEADHPGIRISVVEDEHAALKQALRSGRCELALMYGYDLDDDIDHVRVGGAPPYVLLPRGHRLARRRKVSLRELADEPMVLLDLPHSRQYLERLVASVGVRPTVRHRTSGFETVRAMVANGQGWSVLNQRPASDTTYDGAEVVTLEIADPVEPLEVVVASMKDVRLTARAQAFVRSAVGGRRRPRA, encoded by the coding sequence ATGGCGGAGGTCGGCTTCACGCTCACGCAGCTGCGGTACTTCGCCGCGGCCGCGGAGCTGGGCTCGATGACCGCGGCCTCGAAGGAGCTGATGGTCTCCCAGTCGGCCGTCTCCACCGCGGTCGCCCAGCTGGAGAAGGAGCTCGGTGTCCAGCTGCTGCTGCGCCACCACGCCCGTGGCCTCACCCTGACCGCGGCCGGCGAGGCCTTCCAGCGCGAGCTGCGCAGCTACCTCGTCCACACCACCGAGCTCGCCGAGGTCGCCCGCTCGGCGGGCCAGGCGCTCACCGGCGACCTGACCGTCGGCTGCTTCACCACCCTGGGCCCGTTCGAGCTGCCGCGCCTGCTGGCCGCGTGCGAGGCCGACCACCCCGGCATCCGGATCTCGGTCGTCGAGGACGAGCACGCCGCGCTCAAGCAGGCGCTGCGCTCGGGGCGGTGCGAGCTCGCCCTGATGTACGGCTACGACCTCGACGACGACATCGACCACGTCCGGGTCGGCGGCGCGCCGCCGTACGTCCTGCTGCCGCGCGGCCACCGGCTCGCCCGGCGCAGGAAGGTCTCGTTGAGGGAGCTCGCCGACGAGCCGATGGTCCTGCTCGACCTGCCGCACAGCCGGCAGTACCTCGAGCGCCTGGTCGCCTCGGTCGGGGTGCGCCCGACCGTGCGGCACCGCACCTCCGGCTTCGAGACCGTGCGGGCGATGGTCGCCAACGGGCAGGGCTGGTCGGTCCTCAACCAGCGCCCGGCCAGCGACACGACCTACGACGGCGCCGAGGTCGTCACCCTCGAGATCGCCGACCCGGTCGAGCCGCTCGAGGTGGTCGTCGCCTCGATGAAGGACGTCCGGCTGACCGCCCGGGCTCAGGCGTTCGTGAGGTCGGCGGTCGGCGGCCGCCGCCGGCCCAGGGCGTAG
- a CDS encoding DUF1801 domain-containing protein, with product MSADWRADTVEKIRSLIVAAEPAVVEEAKWRKASNPDGVPTFSADGLICTVETYKDKVKTTFAKGASLEDPTGIFNASLDAGTRRAVDVFEGEVIDEDAFIALVREAVALNRG from the coding sequence ATGAGCGCTGACTGGCGGGCCGACACCGTCGAGAAGATCCGGTCCCTGATCGTGGCGGCGGAACCCGCCGTGGTCGAGGAGGCCAAGTGGAGGAAGGCCTCCAACCCCGACGGTGTGCCGACCTTCTCCGCCGACGGGCTGATCTGCACCGTCGAGACCTACAAGGACAAGGTCAAGACCACGTTCGCCAAGGGCGCCTCGCTCGAGGACCCGACCGGGATCTTCAACGCCAGCCTGGACGCCGGCACCCGCCGAGCGGTCGACGTGTTCGAGGGCGAGGTCATCGACGAGGACGCGTTCATCGCCCTGGTTCGCGAGGCCGTCGCGCTCAACCGCGGCTGA
- a CDS encoding amidase: MVDDLTEATARELVEGQQQGAFSAREVLAAHLERIDRHNPVVNAIVTLDRDGAERAAAAADAEAARRRAAGIPLAPLHGMPISFKDTHATAGLRTTYGSPLHADNVPTADDEVVRRIQAAGAVRVGKTNVPEFAAGSHTFNEVFGATHNPYALGRTAGGSSGGAAAALAARFQPVADGSDMGGSLRNPAAMCNVVGLRPTPGLVPEPTTGVVFTPLAVSGPMGRTVDDTALLLSVLAGPHRDDPLSHHGERPGSAPVASADLRGLRVAWAPTLGGRVPVERQVLDVLEPAVKVFSELGAHVEDACLDLDGSDDAFRTLRAAEFDLMWGHLLDEQPDVLKPDLVWNVRQGRGLSGRDVMQAFAEVTRLQRAAHRFFDEYDVLLAPVSQVAPFPVEQAWPTDIEGTAQQTYLDWMRASYLLTPLGVPAISVPAGFTPDGLPVGLQVVTRARTDSTLLSIAATFEAATGHGRCTPRLPEDLS, translated from the coding sequence GTGGTCGACGACCTGACCGAAGCCACCGCCCGCGAGCTGGTCGAGGGCCAGCAGCAGGGCGCGTTCTCCGCGCGGGAGGTGCTGGCGGCCCACCTCGAGCGGATCGACCGGCACAACCCGGTGGTCAACGCGATCGTGACCCTCGACCGCGACGGCGCCGAGCGCGCGGCCGCGGCGGCCGACGCCGAGGCCGCGCGGCGCCGCGCGGCAGGCATTCCCCTGGCACCGCTGCACGGCATGCCGATCTCGTTCAAGGACACGCACGCCACGGCCGGCCTGCGCACGACGTACGGCTCCCCGCTGCACGCCGACAACGTCCCGACGGCCGACGACGAGGTCGTGCGCCGGATCCAGGCTGCCGGTGCGGTGCGCGTGGGCAAGACCAACGTGCCGGAGTTCGCGGCCGGCTCCCACACGTTCAACGAGGTCTTCGGCGCCACCCACAACCCCTACGCGCTCGGCCGTACGGCAGGTGGCAGCAGCGGTGGCGCGGCAGCGGCACTGGCCGCGCGCTTCCAGCCGGTCGCCGACGGCAGCGACATGGGTGGGTCGTTGCGCAACCCGGCCGCGATGTGCAACGTGGTCGGCCTGCGCCCGACGCCGGGCCTGGTGCCCGAGCCCACCACCGGGGTCGTCTTCACCCCGCTGGCCGTCTCCGGACCGATGGGCCGCACCGTCGACGACACCGCCCTGCTGCTCTCCGTGCTGGCCGGTCCCCACCGCGACGACCCGCTCTCCCACCACGGCGAGCGTCCCGGCTCCGCACCGGTGGCGTCGGCCGACCTGCGGGGACTGCGCGTCGCGTGGGCGCCCACGCTCGGTGGCCGGGTCCCGGTGGAGCGCCAGGTGCTCGACGTGCTCGAGCCGGCGGTCAAGGTCTTCAGCGAGCTCGGCGCGCACGTCGAGGACGCCTGCCTCGACCTCGACGGCTCCGACGACGCCTTCCGCACGCTGCGCGCCGCCGAGTTCGACCTGATGTGGGGCCACCTGCTCGACGAGCAGCCCGACGTGCTCAAGCCCGACCTGGTCTGGAACGTCCGCCAGGGCCGGGGGCTCTCCGGCCGCGACGTCATGCAGGCGTTCGCCGAGGTCACCCGGCTGCAGCGGGCCGCGCACCGCTTCTTCGACGAGTACGACGTCCTGCTCGCCCCGGTCAGCCAGGTCGCCCCCTTCCCCGTCGAGCAGGCGTGGCCCACCGACATCGAGGGCACGGCCCAGCAGACCTACCTCGACTGGATGCGCGCCAGCTACCTGCTCACCCCCCTGGGCGTGCCCGCGATCTCGGTGCCCGCGGGGTTCACGCCCGACGGGCTCCCGGTCGGCCTCCAGGTCGTCACCCGGGCCCGCACCGACTCCACCCTGCTCTCCATCGCCGCAACATTCGAAGCAGCGACCGGCCACGGCCGTTGCACCCCTCGCCTCCCGGAGGACCTCTCGTGA